The following coding sequences lie in one Pontibacter sp. G13 genomic window:
- a CDS encoding SDR family oxidoreductase — protein sequence MNQTILITGCSTGIGRMTAKYFQQKGWNVSATVRKDPEADTELNALDRVLVTALDVTKNDTIEAAVQATIDRFGQIDVLLNNAGYGSYGILEATTEQAIRMQFDVNVIGALMVTKAVIPHMRKRHSGTIINISSMGGKITFPLGTLYHGSKFAVEGMSEALSFELSAIGIKVKMIEPGMIKTNFESTTMQNMAIDPSQTEYAPFLQQVMDGMKQTAGSASEPILVAETIYRAATDGTDQLRYIAGPDAEQIIAARKQLDDPAYMNLIRSNMGLLRPQ from the coding sequence ATGAATCAGACCATTCTCATCACGGGCTGTAGCACAGGCATCGGCCGGATGACCGCCAAATATTTTCAGCAGAAGGGATGGAACGTATCCGCTACTGTCCGCAAAGATCCCGAAGCTGACACAGAATTGAATGCACTGGACCGGGTCTTGGTCACCGCACTGGATGTGACGAAAAATGACACCATCGAGGCCGCCGTTCAGGCTACCATTGATCGTTTTGGACAGATCGACGTGTTACTCAACAATGCGGGATATGGATCTTATGGCATCTTGGAAGCCACTACGGAGCAAGCAATCCGAATGCAATTCGATGTCAATGTGATCGGTGCCCTCATGGTGACCAAAGCCGTGATCCCCCACATGCGAAAACGCCATTCGGGAACGATCATCAACATTTCCTCGATGGGAGGAAAAATTACGTTTCCTTTGGGGACCCTTTATCACGGTTCCAAATTCGCCGTGGAAGGAATGTCCGAAGCGTTATCATTCGAATTATCCGCTATTGGGATCAAGGTCAAAATGATCGAACCGGGGATGATCAAAACCAATTTTGAGTCCACGACCATGCAGAATATGGCGATAGACCCCAGTCAGACCGAGTATGCGCCATTTCTCCAACAGGTGATGGATGGGATGAAACAAACAGCGGGCAGTGCCTCTGAACCTATTCTGGTCGCCGAAACCATCTACCGAGCAGCCACAGATGGTACTGATCAGCTCCGGTACATCGCCGGACCTGATGCGGAACAAATCATTGCTGCGAGAAAGCAACTGGATGATCCTGCGTATATGAATTTGATTCGATCCAATATGGGCCTTTTGCGTCCACAATGA
- a CDS encoding glyoxalase superfamily protein, translating to MNFHSSVPIFNVQDLKASRKYYIERLGFRQDWDYEDIVCSISRGNCSIMLVQQDQGRGGAWVWIGVGDTEHLHEELATSGANIRQGPTNFPWALEMQVEDLDGNVIRFGSDSLAGKPYGPWKDMHGRLST from the coding sequence ATGAATTTCCATTCCTCCGTACCCATTTTCAATGTGCAGGACCTGAAAGCCAGCCGCAAATATTACATCGAAAGGTTGGGATTCCGCCAAGATTGGGACTACGAGGATATCGTGTGTTCCATCTCTCGCGGCAATTGTAGCATTATGCTCGTCCAGCAGGATCAGGGGCGAGGAGGTGCTTGGGTATGGATAGGCGTTGGCGATACCGAGCATTTACATGAAGAACTGGCTACCAGCGGGGCCAACATCAGGCAAGGCCCCACAAACTTTCCTTGGGCGCTCGAGATGCAGGTCGAAGACTTGGATGGTAATGTCATCAGATTTGGATCTGACAGTCTGGCGGGAAAACCCTATGGTCCGTGGAAGGATATGCATGGTCGATTAAGTACTTGA
- a CDS encoding metallophosphoesterase, with translation MNRTPIPKPVGRRFAIPDIHGCLKTFQTVLYDRLQVTRDDQIFLLGDYVHRGPDSAGVLDELVHLIEHGYQIFPIRGNHDDDYIEEMGASLPSAHLALYESMPYFRLTEEFIFVHANLNYDAQDPFSDTATMKWGTRFEEEPDLEFLEGRRVIHGHVIHPIGEIFDAIHDGATILPLDNGCYKGLKSSNEAYGTLLALNLDTMELMVQPCVDEKVVANSES, from the coding sequence ATGAACAGAACGCCTATCCCTAAACCTGTCGGGAGGAGGTTTGCCATTCCCGACATTCATGGTTGCCTAAAAACCTTCCAGACTGTCCTCTACGATCGGCTTCAGGTTACCCGAGATGATCAAATCTTCTTGCTGGGGGATTATGTACATCGAGGACCAGATTCTGCTGGGGTACTGGATGAGCTGGTACATCTGATCGAGCACGGCTATCAGATATTTCCTATTCGCGGCAATCACGATGATGATTACATCGAGGAAATGGGCGCTAGTCTTCCCTCGGCACATCTCGCCTTGTATGAATCTATGCCGTATTTCAGGCTTACGGAAGAGTTCATCTTTGTCCATGCAAACCTGAATTACGATGCGCAAGATCCCTTCTCCGACACAGCGACCATGAAGTGGGGCACTAGATTTGAGGAAGAACCAGACTTGGAGTTTCTCGAAGGAAGACGTGTTATTCACGGGCATGTCATACACCCGATTGGCGAAATTTTTGATGCGATCCATGACGGTGCGACCATTCTACCGCTAGACAATGGATGCTACAAAGGCCTGAAATCCAGCAATGAGGCATACGGAACGCTCCTCGCGCTGAATCTCGACACGATGGAATTGATGGTACAGCCTTGTGTAGATGAAAAAGTCGTGGCCAATTCTGAATCGTGA
- a CDS encoding NRDE family protein: protein MILFAKDVHPDYPLILAANRDEFYARPTARLDWWKDHPEVLAGRDLKAGGTWMGLSRSGRFSALTNFRDPSNIKEDAPSRGDLVSDFLKGHQSPAEYLAEVETNMKAFNGFNLLVGDQHELWWVSNEADQGKQQLSPGIYGLSNAILDTPWPKVLRGKAALAEIVGQSGKISPEPLFSMLKDPTIAPDSDLPQTGVPLEWERKLSAMYIAYPDSGYGTRVSTVCWVDRSGNWFVEERAYVPAGEPKSFRLEVSAQLDS from the coding sequence TTGATTTTGTTTGCAAAGGACGTGCATCCCGACTATCCGCTGATTTTGGCTGCCAATCGGGATGAATTTTACGCTCGACCTACGGCCCGCCTCGATTGGTGGAAGGATCATCCCGAAGTACTTGCGGGAAGAGATTTGAAGGCTGGCGGCACTTGGATGGGCCTATCCAGATCTGGTCGGTTCTCGGCATTGACCAATTTCCGGGACCCGAGCAACATCAAGGAGGACGCCCCAAGTCGTGGAGATCTCGTGAGTGATTTTCTCAAAGGCCATCAATCCCCAGCTGAATACCTCGCCGAGGTAGAAACAAATATGAAGGCATTCAACGGCTTCAATTTGCTAGTGGGTGACCAACATGAGCTCTGGTGGGTATCAAATGAGGCCGATCAGGGAAAACAGCAACTTTCGCCCGGTATCTATGGCTTGAGCAATGCCATATTGGACACACCTTGGCCAAAAGTCTTACGGGGGAAGGCTGCATTGGCGGAGATCGTTGGGCAATCCGGAAAAATTTCCCCAGAACCGCTGTTTTCCATGCTCAAAGATCCAACCATTGCGCCAGATTCCGATCTACCCCAGACAGGCGTCCCGCTTGAATGGGAACGCAAACTTTCTGCCATGTATATCGCTTATCCCGACTCGGGCTATGGGACCCGGGTATCTACTGTGTGTTGGGTAGATCGCTCGGGAAATTGGTTTGTCGAGGAGCGGGCCTATGTGCCTGCTGGCGAACCCAAATCCTTCCGGTTGGAGGTAAGCGCTCAATTGGATTCCTAA
- the pbpC gene encoding penicillin-binding protein 1C, with product MIKSFLQKITLQDSEHPLSKQAIGLGNRWKSSGKMGAWTYRHKIKLSIGVLLLIWYANLLPDPLFERPYCHVLTDRSEKLLGARIAEDGQWRFPPNDSVPQKFERCILTFEDKRFYGHLGVDPLAMMRAIRLNVSAGKVVSGGSTITMQVIRLARMGQSRTIWEKLVEVFWATRLEVGYSKAEILGMYAAHAPFGGNVVGLDAAAWKYFGRRADQLSWSESATLAVLPNAPSLIHPGRNRDALRNKRDRLLGMLLEQETIDSLTWELALLEPLPERPVPMPMYSPHLMDRIAKIRQNQPQAVVQTTISKDLQARANEVVERHYRHLRQNGIHNAGAMVIDTRTGDVLAYVGNTPCPPENHGYWVDVVSARRSTGSILKPFLYASMVDAGELLPDMLVPDIPSYYSGYRPLNYNHQYQGAVPAGLALARSLNVPSVRMLSGFGVDRFQLKLKDLGMTTLNRPASEYGLSLVLGGAEASLWDLGGMYASMGRTLLNYVDYNGKYDPRDFRPLNVLMDHSLGSVSPEDHHVLSAQSNLSAPAIWHTFESMVKVTRPDVERYWERFATTRKIAWKTGTSFGYRDAWSIGVTPDHVVAVWVGNADGEGRQGLVGAMAAAPVMFDLFDLVRGNRGWFDMPFDGQVMVPICRQSGHRASDHCLYLDSAWIPEPGLQTLPCPYHQEVFLDPVEELRVHGDCESPLNMRRVPYFILPPTQAQYYRQSHPNFAKIPPYRPDCLSSGDQANPMQIIYPKPETQVLLADGLAGDQGAMVAEIVHLDKRAQVFWHLDEQYLGFTREIHEMTLSPEPGLHTLTWMDENGHSLSREFLVLKED from the coding sequence ATGATCAAATCTTTCCTTCAGAAAATAACCCTTCAGGATTCCGAGCATCCCCTGAGCAAACAAGCCATAGGTTTGGGAAATCGCTGGAAATCATCTGGGAAAATGGGGGCGTGGACTTATCGCCACAAGATCAAACTGAGCATCGGAGTGCTGCTGCTGATCTGGTACGCTAATTTGCTTCCTGATCCGTTGTTCGAGCGTCCCTATTGCCATGTCTTGACCGATCGTTCAGAAAAACTGTTGGGCGCCCGAATTGCAGAGGATGGACAGTGGCGTTTTCCTCCCAATGATTCCGTCCCTCAGAAGTTTGAGCGGTGCATATTGACCTTTGAAGACAAGCGCTTCTATGGCCATCTGGGCGTAGATCCATTGGCCATGATGCGAGCGATTCGGTTAAATGTGTCTGCGGGAAAGGTGGTCAGCGGTGGTTCTACCATTACCATGCAGGTAATTCGTCTAGCCAGAATGGGCCAATCCCGGACCATTTGGGAAAAGCTGGTGGAGGTCTTTTGGGCCACGCGATTGGAAGTAGGCTATTCGAAGGCGGAGATTCTGGGTATGTATGCGGCTCATGCTCCATTTGGAGGAAATGTAGTGGGATTGGATGCAGCAGCTTGGAAATATTTTGGCAGGCGTGCTGATCAACTATCTTGGTCTGAATCTGCTACCCTGGCAGTGCTGCCAAATGCCCCGAGCTTGATTCACCCCGGCAGAAATCGAGATGCCCTTCGGAATAAGCGGGATCGGCTATTGGGCATGTTGCTGGAACAGGAGACGATAGATTCACTCACTTGGGAATTGGCTTTGTTGGAGCCGCTTCCTGAGCGTCCGGTTCCCATGCCGATGTATTCCCCCCACCTGATGGACCGGATTGCCAAGATTCGTCAAAACCAACCTCAGGCAGTGGTCCAGACCACCATTTCCAAAGACTTACAGGCACGCGCCAATGAAGTAGTCGAAAGACATTATCGACACCTACGACAAAACGGCATCCACAATGCGGGAGCCATGGTGATCGACACACGGACTGGAGATGTACTCGCCTATGTCGGTAATACGCCCTGTCCGCCTGAAAATCATGGATATTGGGTAGATGTCGTTTCCGCAAGGCGCAGCACGGGTTCTATTCTCAAACCTTTTCTGTATGCATCTATGGTGGATGCGGGAGAATTGTTGCCCGACATGCTCGTGCCAGATATCCCTTCCTATTATTCAGGCTATCGGCCGCTCAATTACAATCACCAATATCAAGGGGCAGTACCGGCTGGGCTGGCGCTCGCAAGGTCGCTGAATGTGCCCTCGGTCAGGATGTTGAGCGGTTTTGGGGTGGATCGATTTCAGCTCAAACTAAAGGATTTGGGCATGACCACGCTCAATCGCCCCGCCTCTGAATATGGGCTGAGTCTGGTGCTAGGAGGAGCGGAAGCATCGCTTTGGGATTTGGGCGGCATGTACGCGAGTATGGGTAGGACTTTGTTGAACTATGTCGATTACAATGGAAAATACGATCCACGAGATTTCCGCCCGCTCAATGTCTTGATGGATCACTCGCTAGGCAGTGTATCCCCTGAAGATCATCACGTGCTCAGTGCCCAATCCAACCTGTCGGCTCCCGCAATTTGGCATACCTTCGAATCGATGGTGAAGGTGACAAGACCTGATGTGGAGCGGTACTGGGAGCGATTTGCCACTACCCGAAAAATTGCCTGGAAGACCGGCACGAGCTTTGGATATCGGGATGCGTGGTCGATTGGCGTTACGCCAGATCATGTAGTAGCGGTTTGGGTCGGAAATGCCGATGGAGAAGGTCGTCAAGGACTTGTCGGGGCAATGGCTGCGGCTCCCGTGATGTTTGACTTGTTTGATTTGGTCAGGGGGAATAGAGGGTGGTTTGATATGCCTTTTGATGGACAGGTGATGGTTCCGATCTGTCGACAAAGCGGTCACCGCGCGAGCGATCATTGTCTGTACCTCGATTCTGCGTGGATCCCCGAACCGGGACTTCAAACGCTTCCTTGCCCATACCATCAGGAGGTATTTCTCGATCCTGTGGAGGAGTTGCGGGTGCATGGCGACTGCGAATCCCCTTTGAACATGCGAAGAGTTCCCTATTTCATCCTGCCTCCTACCCAGGCGCAATATTATCGGCAGTCGCACCCCAATTTCGCCAAAATTCCTCCCTATCGCCCTGATTGCCTTTCTTCCGGCGATCAAGCCAATCCCATGCAGATCATTTATCCAAAGCCTGAAACGCAAGTATTGTTGGCCGATGGACTTGCTGGGGATCAGGGGGCGATGGTGGCAGAAATTGTGCATTTGGACAAACGGGCACAGGTCTTTTGGCATTTAGATGAGCAGTATCTGGGCTTTACCCGAGAGATCCACGAAATGACCCTTTCTCCTGAACCGGGCCTTCATACCTTAACTTGGATGGATGAAAACGGCCACTCCTTGAGCCGTGAATTCCTAGTTTTGAAGGAAGATTAA
- a CDS encoding aldo/keto reductase, which translates to MEYRYLGKSGLQVSTLSFGSWLTFGKQIGDNIAEDCMKLAYDNGVNFFDNAEVYSKGQSEIVMGEILNKMQWPRDTFLVSSKVFWGGDLPNQKGLSRKHIFDACHAALKRLQVDYLDMFFCHRPDYNTPVEETVFAMNHLIQQGKVLYWGTSEWPADRIMEAHLVARENNLIPPTMEQPQYNMLHRARVEIEYKDLYQRGLGTTIWSPLASGLLTGKYNDGIPEGKGTRFDIDGLEWLKDTVFEGDRLDKVRAIGALAGDIGISMVHLALGWCVKNPNVSTVILGASKVSQLEENLKLFDSMPKITQEVMDKVDEILGNKPSRPEF; encoded by the coding sequence ATGGAATACAGATATTTGGGAAAATCAGGGCTGCAGGTCAGCACTTTGTCCTTTGGCTCCTGGCTCACATTCGGCAAGCAAATTGGTGACAATATCGCCGAGGACTGCATGAAACTGGCCTATGACAATGGCGTGAACTTCTTTGACAACGCCGAGGTGTACTCCAAGGGTCAGTCCGAGATCGTCATGGGCGAGATCCTCAACAAGATGCAATGGCCGCGGGATACCTTCTTGGTTTCTTCCAAGGTCTTTTGGGGAGGTGATCTTCCCAACCAAAAGGGACTAAGCCGCAAACACATTTTCGATGCTTGCCATGCTGCCCTCAAACGGCTACAGGTGGATTATCTGGATATGTTCTTCTGCCACCGACCGGACTATAACACCCCTGTAGAAGAGACGGTATTCGCCATGAATCACCTCATCCAGCAGGGAAAGGTCCTCTATTGGGGAACCTCCGAATGGCCAGCGGATCGCATCATGGAAGCCCATCTCGTCGCTCGGGAAAACAACCTCATTCCCCCGACGATGGAGCAACCTCAATACAATATGCTCCATCGTGCTCGGGTCGAAATCGAATACAAAGATCTCTACCAAAGAGGGCTGGGCACCACTATTTGGTCTCCATTGGCTTCTGGCCTACTAACTGGAAAGTACAACGACGGTATTCCAGAAGGTAAAGGAACGCGATTCGATATCGACGGGCTAGAGTGGTTGAAGGATACGGTATTCGAAGGCGATCGCCTCGACAAAGTACGGGCAATTGGAGCACTCGCAGGAGACATCGGCATCTCTATGGTGCATCTAGCCCTCGGTTGGTGCGTGAAGAATCCCAACGTATCCACAGTCATCCTTGGAGCTTCTAAGGTCAGTCAGCTGGAAGAGAACCTGAAACTCTTCGATTCCATGCCCAAAATCACTCAGGAGGTGATGGACAAAGTCGATGAAATTCTTGGGAATAAGCCTTCCAGACCGGAGTTCTAA
- a CDS encoding class I SAM-dependent methyltransferase, with the protein MEEQFSAEELQELERQLSCPSGEFGIEVAERMNETNIGMTLSTMDYLDIGNHQSVLELGHGNCAHLPQLLGLAEGVSYAGLEISETMFEAAKTINHSFSADFRLYDGVSIPHEDEAFDRLMSVNSIYFWEQPDVLMKEIERVLKPGGLCVLTYAEKDFMKDLPFVGTKFKLFGAEEIKQLVASCDLVIQGFESGQDQMEDKLGVTGNRSYSMVKLRKT; encoded by the coding sequence ATGGAAGAACAATTTTCCGCAGAAGAACTACAGGAGTTGGAGCGTCAGCTCAGCTGTCCAAGCGGTGAGTTCGGCATCGAAGTCGCTGAACGGATGAACGAAACCAATATCGGGATGACTCTGAGTACGATGGATTATCTGGATATCGGGAATCACCAATCTGTGTTGGAGTTGGGACATGGCAATTGCGCCCATTTGCCTCAACTGCTCGGACTAGCGGAAGGAGTTTCCTACGCTGGACTGGAAATATCCGAGACCATGTTTGAGGCGGCGAAGACCATCAACCACTCGTTTTCAGCCGATTTTCGGTTGTATGATGGAGTCTCGATTCCTCACGAGGATGAAGCATTTGACCGACTCATGAGCGTCAATTCCATTTATTTCTGGGAGCAACCGGACGTTTTGATGAAGGAAATCGAGCGGGTGCTCAAGCCGGGCGGATTGTGTGTATTGACGTATGCCGAGAAGGATTTCATGAAAGATCTTCCCTTTGTGGGGACTAAGTTCAAGTTATTCGGAGCGGAAGAAATCAAGCAATTGGTAGCCAGCTGTGATTTGGTCATTCAGGGATTCGAATCGGGGCAAGACCAGATGGAGGACAAGCTAGGCGTAACGGGCAATCGATCATATTCCATGGTGAAGCTTCGAAAGACATGA
- a CDS encoding putative porin, whose translation MGNSILGVFFLLLLSNPLAAQLDSIASKLSFHTDVRFRVEQDWFGRKSDGLFRDNRTRMRYRVRAGFSYSESWYSFGVQARTGDQRKQQDPQLTLGTGFEEFGTLPIGLEKAFFQAKWRHFQLKLGKFAFPFEKNHEVFWSDNVYPEGVFAGKGFSLETDWLDSLDLRIGHFILSSAGKTLGQDAYVQGAQMYLRGMDGAWEMFPAYYRFRNMPNIPDGAETYRLDYPVFHLGTRFNWRWDAPVRLEVDLYQNVANYARHDSIAANFRDQRRGWVLGFQYGALEQPRDWLFKATYANMQRYSAVDFLAQNDWARWDYSGFNSPDGRLTNFQGMELVAKYQLARRVALTLKCYMVEQLVPLEAFTETGNRWRLDLDVKW comes from the coding sequence TTGGGAAATTCGATTTTGGGAGTGTTCTTCCTCCTGCTCCTCTCAAATCCCCTAGCAGCTCAATTAGATTCTATCGCAAGTAAGCTTTCGTTCCATACGGATGTGCGTTTCCGTGTGGAACAAGACTGGTTTGGTCGCAAATCAGACGGCCTTTTCCGGGACAATCGCACCCGAATGCGGTACCGGGTTCGGGCAGGATTTTCGTATTCGGAAAGTTGGTACAGCTTCGGTGTGCAGGCACGTACAGGTGATCAGCGGAAGCAGCAAGACCCACAATTGACCTTGGGCACTGGATTCGAAGAATTCGGGACGCTCCCCATCGGCTTGGAGAAGGCCTTCTTTCAGGCAAAATGGCGGCATTTTCAACTGAAACTGGGCAAGTTTGCCTTCCCTTTCGAAAAGAACCACGAGGTGTTTTGGAGCGACAATGTGTATCCCGAAGGTGTATTCGCCGGGAAGGGCTTTTCGCTGGAAACTGACTGGCTGGACTCCTTGGATCTTCGAATCGGTCACTTCATCCTTTCTTCGGCGGGCAAGACTCTTGGACAAGATGCCTATGTCCAAGGCGCCCAGATGTACCTGCGCGGCATGGACGGGGCATGGGAGATGTTTCCAGCCTACTACCGTTTCAGGAACATGCCCAATATTCCGGATGGGGCCGAGACTTATCGCCTCGACTATCCTGTATTTCACCTTGGTACGCGGTTCAATTGGCGTTGGGATGCGCCCGTCAGATTGGAGGTGGATCTATATCAGAACGTGGCCAACTATGCTCGACACGATTCGATCGCTGCGAATTTTCGGGATCAGCGTCGTGGCTGGGTCCTCGGATTTCAGTATGGGGCACTTGAGCAACCGCGAGATTGGCTGTTCAAGGCGACCTATGCGAATATGCAACGGTATTCGGCTGTGGATTTTTTGGCTCAAAATGACTGGGCTAGATGGGACTACAGTGGCTTCAATTCCCCCGATGGCAGACTCACCAATTTTCAGGGCATGGAATTGGTCGCAAAATACCAGCTTGCTCGACGTGTGGCCTTGACGCTGAAATGCTACATGGTCGAACAACTTGTCCCGCTAGAAGCATTCACCGAAACCGGAAATCGCTGGCGACTGGACCTCGATGTGAAGTGGTAA
- a CDS encoding MazG nucleotide pyrophosphohydrolase domain-containing protein has protein sequence MPIIPDSPTLSDLQKYQDDLCKERGWDTASDLETWLLFSEEIGELAKAIRNHRKLYQEAGKSQKPSELAGEFADVLSYLMELANRMDINLEQAYRDKEAKNAAREWNNGSDAPND, from the coding sequence ATGCCCATCATTCCAGACTCCCCTACCCTCTCCGACCTGCAAAAATACCAAGACGACCTCTGCAAGGAACGTGGTTGGGACACAGCCTCTGATCTTGAAACCTGGCTGCTTTTTTCCGAAGAAATCGGGGAACTCGCCAAGGCCATCCGCAATCACCGCAAGCTCTACCAAGAGGCAGGGAAATCTCAAAAACCCTCAGAGCTCGCTGGAGAATTTGCAGACGTCCTCAGCTATCTGATGGAACTCGCCAATCGCATGGACATCAATTTGGAACAAGCCTATCGCGACAAGGAAGCCAAAAACGCTGCCCGTGAGTGGAACAATGGCTCAGACGCCCCAAACGACTGA
- a CDS encoding DASS family sodium-coupled anion symporter, with product MVNKRTLGFWLGPLVALVIWLGVSPEGLSQEGVAVLAGTCWMAIWWMTEAVPIAATALLPLILFPLSGAVELSPLSKTYISPILFLFIGGFMLALAMAKWNLHKRIALGIISLVGADANRLVLGFMLATAFLSMWISNTATTLMMVPIAGAVIDQFDHLGFTGAQDSGKMKLGAALMISIAYAASIGGMATLVGTPTNLIFTGYVKEAYGLDVPFGQWMMMGIPVSVILLTVAWYSLTHWVFPLGSIKVPGARAEIRRQLKDLGPMKYQEGVVLAVFVTVAICWIIRSYVLKHFIPGIHDAMIGLVGALILFSVPSGHGPGKRILDWDTAVKLPWGILLLFGGAFAIAFAFEQSGLAAWLAGQFSGLAGAPYIVILMVIVLSVVFLTEITQNMATCTLMMPVMAALAPNLGVDPYALMIPVAFASSAAFMLPVATAPNAIVFGTGQFEMRDMIRAGFWLNLISAGVIVAICYWGMSVVWGV from the coding sequence ATGGTTAATAAACGCACCCTAGGTTTTTGGCTGGGCCCGCTTGTAGCGCTCGTAATTTGGCTGGGAGTATCCCCGGAAGGGCTTTCCCAAGAAGGCGTGGCAGTCCTTGCAGGAACCTGCTGGATGGCCATCTGGTGGATGACCGAAGCGGTCCCGATTGCTGCGACTGCCTTGTTGCCATTGATCTTGTTTCCCCTATCTGGTGCGGTCGAACTCTCCCCTTTATCCAAAACCTACATCAGCCCCATCCTGTTTTTGTTTATTGGAGGATTTATGCTGGCACTGGCGATGGCCAAGTGGAATCTCCACAAACGGATCGCCCTGGGCATCATTTCGCTGGTCGGTGCCGACGCCAATCGCCTCGTCCTGGGGTTCATGCTGGCCACTGCTTTTCTGTCCATGTGGATTTCCAATACCGCCACCACGCTCATGATGGTGCCGATTGCGGGAGCCGTCATCGACCAATTTGACCATCTGGGATTCACAGGCGCGCAAGATTCCGGCAAGATGAAGCTCGGTGCCGCCCTCATGATCAGTATCGCATACGCCGCCTCGATTGGCGGAATGGCTACACTCGTGGGGACGCCCACCAATCTGATTTTCACTGGATATGTCAAGGAGGCCTATGGACTGGATGTGCCATTTGGTCAGTGGATGATGATGGGAATTCCCGTGTCGGTCATTCTGTTGACCGTGGCTTGGTATTCTCTGACGCATTGGGTGTTTCCTTTGGGGAGTATCAAGGTCCCGGGCGCTCGTGCGGAGATTCGCAGGCAATTGAAGGATTTGGGTCCCATGAAGTATCAGGAAGGCGTGGTCTTGGCGGTATTTGTGACGGTTGCGATTTGTTGGATCATTCGTTCCTACGTACTCAAGCATTTCATCCCCGGCATCCATGATGCGATGATCGGATTGGTAGGAGCGCTGATTCTGTTTTCCGTGCCGAGCGGCCACGGCCCTGGCAAACGGATCTTAGATTGGGATACGGCGGTGAAGCTTCCTTGGGGGATTCTGTTGCTATTTGGGGGGGCATTTGCGATTGCCTTTGCCTTTGAGCAATCCGGATTGGCTGCTTGGCTGGCAGGTCAATTTTCGGGACTGGCTGGCGCTCCGTACATCGTGATTCTCATGGTGATCGTCCTATCGGTGGTATTCCTGACAGAGATCACCCAAAATATGGCGACCTGTACACTCATGATGCCTGTCATGGCCGCCTTGGCTCCGAATTTGGGGGTCGATCCCTATGCACTGATGATCCCTGTAGCTTTTGCCAGCTCTGCGGCATTCATGCTGCCAGTTGCGACTGCGCCCAATGCCATCGTGTTCGGTACTGGCCAATTCGAAATGCGGGATATGATCCGAGCGGGATTTTGGCTAAACCTGATCTCAGCTGGGGTGATCGTAGCGATTTGTTACTGGGGAATGTCAGTCGTTTGGGGCGTCTGA